The nucleotide window AACACGGTGTCGGTGGCGACCATGGTGCTGCCGCCGCCGGAGATCGTCAGATCCCGGTAGCCCTCGTCGGGCGTGACATCGTTCCCGGCGGAGCTCACCGGGCCACCTTCACCTGTTCGATGTCCCGGTCCACGGCCGAGAGGGCGTCCTCCAACGCCCGCCAGGCTGTCTGCAGGTCACCGGCCAGGCCGGCGAGGCTGTCCGCATAGGCGCGCTGCGCCGTCGACCGCCAGCCGGCTCCCGTCCCCTGGCCGGCGATCCGGCGGCCCGTCGCCTCGACCTCGTCGCGCACGAGTCCCAGCAGCCAGCGTTGCTCGCGCAGCCGTGCGAGCGCGACGGCGGCAGCCTCGCCGTCCGACGGGAAGTTTCCGTCCCAGGGATCCATCGCGTCTCCTTTTCGGTCCAGTTCTTCGGTCCAGCCCTCCAGCCCAGCTCTCCAGTCCAGACTGTGTCGCCCATACTGTGCCAGCCTGGGTGACGCCGCACGACGACCGCGCGGTTCGGGAGAAGTCGCCTCGACGGGCAGATGTGGAGGAGGGGAATGTGGAACACAATGGACACATGAATTTCGCGGCGCTCAGTCCAGATGAGTCGACGCCATTTCGGATCATTTTCGTCTGCACCGGCAACATCTGCCGGTCGCCCATGGCCGAGGTGATGTTGCGCGACCTCGTCACGCGCTCCGGACTGGGCCGGCTGATCACCACGAGCTCCGCGGGCACCGGCGACTGGCACGTCGGCGAACAGGCCGACACCCGCACGATCGCCGCCCTGGCCAAGCGCGGCTACGACGGCAGCCACCACCGGGCCAGGCAATTCGATGCCGCCTGGTTCGACGACCTCGACCTCGTGGTGGTGCTCGACCGCTCGCAGGAACGCATCCTGCGCAACTGGGCGCCCACCGAACGCGACCGCAACAAGGTGCGCCTGCTGCTCAGCTTCGACAGGGACCAGGCCATCCTGCGGGACGTGCCGGACCCCTACTATTCCGACGATGCGCTGTTTGACTCGGTTTTAGGCATGATTGAGAGAGCCAATTTTGCGCTCTTCGCGCAACTCGCACCCGCAATCAGACAGGGAGTCCGATGAGTCCTCTACCCCCGCAGGTCCTCAGTCCACTCGACGGCCGCTACCAGGCCGCCGTCACCGAACTGGGCGAGCACCTGTCAGAGGCCGGACTCAACCGGGCACGGGTCAAGGTCGAGGTGGAGTGGTTGATCACCCTCACCGACCGCAGCCTGTTCGGATCCGCCCCGCTCAGCGCCGACCAGAAGAGTGGCCTCAGGGCCCTGGTCACCGATTTCGGCCAGGCCGAGATCGACGAACTGGCCGCCCTGGAGGCCGTCACCCGGCACGACGTGAAGGCCGTGGAGTACCTCGTGCGCCGCCGTCTCGTGCCGCTCGGACTGGAGTCGATCAGCGAGCTCACCCACTTCGCCGCCACCAGCGAGGACATCAACAATCTCGCCTACGCGCTCACGGTCTCCGAGGCCGTCCGCGAGGTCTGGCTGCCCAAGCTGCGCACCCTCGTCGGTGCCCTCCGCGCACTGTCCACCGACTACCGGGCCGATGCCATGCTGGCCCGCACGCACGGCCAGCCTGCCACGCCCACCACCATGGGCAAGGAGCTGGCGGTGTTCGTCTACAGGCTGGAGCGCATCCAGAAGCAGATCGAGGCCAACGAGTACCTCGGCAAGTTCAGCGGTGCCACCGGCACTTTCGCCGCGCACGTCGCCGCGGACCCGACCGTGGACTGGCCCGCGGTGTCCCGCGAGTTCGTGGAGGGACTCGGCCTGGGCTGGAACCCGCTGACCACCCAGATCGAGTCGCACGACTGGCAGGCCGAGCTGTACGGCAAGGTGTCGCACGCCAACCGAGTGCTGCACAACCTCGCTACCGACATCTGGACCTACATCTCCATCGGCTACTTCCGCCAGGTGCCCCAGGCCGGGGCCACCGGGTCGTCGACCATGCCGCACAAGATCAACCCGATCCGGTTCGAGAACGCCGAGGCCAACCTGGAGCTCTCCAGCGCCCTGCTGGATTCGCTGGCGGCCACCCTCGTCACCTCCCGGCTGCAGCGGGACCTCACCGACTCCACCACCCAGCGCAACATCGGCGTCGGCTTCGGCCACTCGCTGCTCGCGCTGGACAACCTGGTGCGGGGCCTGGGCGAAATCGACCTGGATCGCGAGCTGCTCGCGCACGACCTGGACACCAACTGGGAGATCCTCGGCGAGGCCATCCAGACCGTCATCCGCGCTGAGGTCAGCGCCGGCCGCTCCACCATCGCCGACCCGTACGCGCTGCTGAAGGAGCTCACCCGCGGCAAGCGCATCAACCGCGCCGATCTGGTGGCCTTCGTGCAGGACCTGGAGATCGGCGACGCCGCCAAGGCGCGCCTGCTCGAGCTGACGCCGGGCGGCTACGTCGGCCTGGCCGACCCGCTGGTGGACTACCTGGGCTGAGAGCCCCGTCGCCGGGCACCCGGGAGCGTCAGCTCCCGGGTTGCCACCGGCGCGCTCGCGCGCCGGCCCACCACGACACCGCGCTGCTGCCGCGGGTCAGTGGCCCTTGGCCTCGCCGCTCTGGTTCTGCTCGTCGAGGTCGCTCTTCTCGGCCGCTGTGGGCTTCATGCCCAGGGCGAGCATCGCGATGACGACGAGGGCGATGATGAAGGTGATCCCGAGGGCGATCGAAGACAGCGCCCAGTTGCGGGTGGCCAGCAAGATGGTCAGGCCCACGAAGAGGCCCATCGCGCCGGAGATTGCGACGAGCTCGACAGGCTTGAGGATCTCGGACCTGGTGGGCTTGTGCGGAGTGTTCTGGGTCACGGGGTGTCCGAATCTGTGGAGGAGGAAGCCAGGCCGCGTCGCGCATCCACGCCGGCGATGGCGAGGTAGACGCCGACGATCGCCAGGTAGGCGCCGAGCAGCCCCACCGAGACCACGGCGTGCGGCGGGAGGAGCAGGAACGTGAGTGCGAGGACCGCGGTGAAAATGCCCACGATGAGCAGGTCGCGGGCGACCTGGTTGCGCGCGGTGCGATCGCGGGCACGCAGCCGGATGCCCGCGAACAGCTCGAGCATGCCGGTGACGGCCGCCCACACCGAGACGAGGTAGAGGAAGAAGCCCAGACCGCCGGCGTTCAGGAGGAGGGCGAGGACACCGGCGACAACGCCGACGACGCCCTGCAGCACGAAGAGGGTGCGGTCCCTGGCGTCTCGCACCGTGAGCCAGCTGAGCCCGGCGATGACCAGCCCGCTGACCAGGGCGAAGGCGCCGAAGACAAGCAGGCCGAACTGCGCGGAGTGGTTGGCGTTGAACGTGATCAGGGCCGCGGGCACCAGCGCCACGACGGCGCGCGCCACGGGAACGGTCCAGAACCGGGTGCCGATGACGGCTGCTGCCGGGGCATGCGCCACGCGGGCACCTCTTTCGTCGCAGGGAGTGCTTCCAGTCTACGCGGCGGCTCCGGCCCATCCGCTGCGCGGGGCGTGTCGGCCGGGCACCTGCCCGTTGCGGGGAGGGAGGCCGGGGACTACGGTCGGGCAGGTTAGGGGGTCTCCATGGGTGAGGCAGGTACACCGGTCAGGTCGGCAGTCGCGGGAGCGGGTGACCCTCTGGCCGCGCTGAGCGATCTGTGCGCGGGGTCACCGGATGCGGTGCCCGCCTACCTCGGCGCCCACTCGGGGCTGCCGGGACCGCGGGCCAACCTGCCCCTCGCCGATGCGTTCGCGGCCACAGCCCCGGTCGCACTGATCTGGAGCCTGGCGGAATCGCCGGACGAGTTCCTGGCCTTCTGCGGCACAGAGGGACTTGGGCGGTTGGTTCTGGATCCCGCCGAGCGTACGTCCGCCCTCGCGGCACTCCGCCGGGCGGCCGGCGACGAACGGTGGCGGGTGCGGGAGGGCGCCGCCCGCGCCCTGCAGCTGGTCGGGGATGTCGATCCGGCCCTGCTACACCGCGTGGTCGACGAGTGGTCCGCTGTGCCGGATGCCTGGCTGGCTCGGGCCGGCGTCGCCGCGATCTGCGAGCCGCGCCTGCTGCACACCGAGGGCGCCCAGACGCTGGCCCTGCGCGTCTGCGATGCTGCGACCGCGCTGCTGCTGAGCGGCGGTGAGATCGTGCAGGATCCGGCCCGCGCGAAGGAGGCGCACCGGGTGTTGCGCCAGGCCCTCGGTTACGGCTGGAGCGTGGCGATCGCCGCGAGCCCGGAGGCCGGCCTGGCCGCGTTCCGGGTGCTGGCGGCCTCTGACGACCCCGACGCCCGGTGGATTGTGCGGTCGAACCTCACCAAGGCGCGGTTGCGCTCGGTGCTCGCCGAACACAACCTCTGGGGCGTCCTCGGCTGATCCCGCCCGAGTGCTCGCGACTTGCCGCAAAGCGCCCCTTCACGGCTCGTGAGGGGGCGCTTTGCGGCAAGTCGGCGGGGTTATAACGCGTTGACGGCGCCGAGCACCTTGGTGAGTGAGTCTTTCGCGTCACCGAACAGCAGCGTGGTCTTCGGATCGAAGAGGAGCTCGTTCTCGATGCCGGCGAACCCGGGACGCATGGACCGCTTGAGGAACACGATCTGGCGGCCTTCCTCAACCTCGAGGATCGGCATCCCGTAGATCGGCGAGCCGGGCGAGGTCTTGGCGGCCGGGTTGACCACATCGTTCGCGCCGACGACGAGCACGACATCGGTGTTCTTGAACTCGGGGTTGACCTCGGCCATTTCCTTGAGCGACTCGTAGGGCACATTGGCCTCGGCGAGGAGCACGTTCATGTGCCCCGGCATCCGGCCTGCGACGGGGTGGATCGCGAAGTCCACCTCAACACCGCGCGCCTCGAGGGTCGTGGCGAGCTCGGCGATGGTGTGCTGGCCCTGGGCCACGGCCAGACCATAGCCGGGCACGATGACGACCCGCTGCGCGTAGGCGAGCATCACGGCCACGTCTTCGGGGTTGGAGGAGCGCACCGGGCGGTCGCTCTGCACCGTGGAGCCGGCGGTCGAGCCGCCGCGGAAGGCGCCGAACATGATGCCGCTCACGCCGCGGCCCATTGCGGAGGCCATGGCACGGGTGAGGATCGTACCGCTGGCACCGACGAGGGTACCGGCGACCACGAGCAGCACGTTGTCCAGGACCACGCCGGATGCGGCGACCGCGAGGCCGGTGAAGGCGTTCAGCAGGGAGATGACGATGGGCACGTCGGCACCGCCGACCGGCAGCACCAGCAGCAGTCCGACGGCAAGTCCGATCACGAGGAGCAGCAGCGCCCAGCCGGTCGAGCCGGTGGCGACGACAACGCCGCCGACGACGATGGCCGCGACGGCCGCGAGGCTCATGACCCATTTCATGCCGGGGAAGACGACCGGGCGGGTGGTGATGAGTTCCTGCAGCTTGGCCACGGTGATCGCGGATCCGGCGAACGACACCGCTCCGACGATCATGGTGAACACCACGGCCACGAGCACCCAGGGGCCGTCGCTGTGGCCCAGTTCGAGCATCGCCACGAGCGCGGCAGCGCCGCCGCCGACGCCGTTGAACAGTGCGACGAGTTGGGGCATCTGGGTCATCTGCACCCGGCGGGAGATGGGTGCCGCGATCGCGGCACCGATGACGATCGCCAGGATGATGTACGGGATGTTGTCGAGCTTGGCCGACAGGAACACGGTGAGCACGGCGAGGGTGGCGCCGGCAGCGCCGATCAGGTTGCCCCGTCTGGCGGTCTTGGGTGAGCTCAGTCCCTTGAGGGCGAGGATGAAGCAGACGGCCGCGACCAGGTAGAGCAGTGCGGTCCACTCGGCTGACAGGAGGCTCATTTGGTGGTGTCCTTCGGGGTGGCGGCGGGCTTCCGGCCGCGGAACATGCCCAGCATCCGGTCGGTGACGACGAAGCCGCCGACGAGGTTGGCGGTGGCGAGGGCGACGGCGAGCAGGGCCACGACGATCAGCCACGGGTCATCGAGCTGCCCGGCGACGATGATCGCGCCGATCAGGATGATGCCGTGGATGGCGTTGGCGCCGCTCATCAGCGGGGTGTGCAGGGTGCTGGACACCTTGGAGACCACCTCGAAGCCGACGAAGACGGTCAAGACGATGACCGTGAGGAGAGTGATCGGATCCATCAGTTCTTTCCTTCCAGCGCGGCGGCGGTCGGTGCGTGGCGCACCTCGCCGTCGGCGGTGAGACAGGCGCCGGCGACGACCTCGTCGGTGAAGTCGGGAACGACCTGGCCGTCGGTGATCATCAGCGCGAGCAGGTTGGCGACGTTCTTGGCGTACAGCCTGGACGCATCCGAGGCCATCGCGGAGGCGGCGTCCCGCATGCCGACGAGGGTGACGACACCGTCTCCGGCCGTGGTGGGCACGAGCTGGTCGACCCCGGGGAGCACGCCCTCGACGTTGCCGCCGGTTTCGGCGGCGAGGTCGACGACCACGGAGCCGGCCGGCATCGCCGCGACCATCTCCCGGGTGACTAGGAGCGGGGCGGGACGGCCGGGGATCGCGGCAGTGGTGATGAGCACATCCGCCTTGGCCACGTGGGGGGCGAGCAGCTCCCGCTGGCGCACGGCGCGGTCTTCGGCCAGCTCGGTGGCGTAGCCGCCGGCGCCTTCGACGGCGTCCAGGTCGAGGGTGATGAAGGTGCCACCCATCGAGGTGACCTCGTCGGCGGAGGCCGGGCGCACGTCATAGGCGGAGACCCGCGCGCCCAACCGCTTGGCGGTACCGATGGCCTGCAGTCCGGCAACGCCGGCGCCGAGCACGAGCACCCGGGCGGGCGGGATGGTGCCGGCCGCGGTCATGTAGAGCGGGAAGAAGCGCGGGAAACGGATGGTGGCCTCGAGCACGGCCCGGTACCCGGCGACGAGCGCCTGTGAGGTGAGCGCGTCCATCGACTGGGCCCGGGAGATGCGCGGCACGAGTTCGAGGGCGAAGGCGGTGACCTTCGCGGCGGCCAGCGCGGCCACGGTGGGGAGTTCAGACGCTGGAGAGGCCAGGCCGACGGTGATGGTGCCCGCGGGTAGCGTGGCGGCCAGGGCGGGACTGAGCGGACGCACGTGGCAGAGCACGTCGAACGCTGTCGCGTCGAAGTCTGCCACGAGGTGCGCGCCGGCCTTGTCATAGGCGGCGTCGGAATACCCGGACGCGAGCCCGGCGCCGGCTTCGACGGTGACGTCGACCCCGAGTCCTGTGAGTTGGGTCACCGTCTCCGGTGTTGCTGCGACGCGCTTCTCGCCGTCGCGGCGTTCACGCCCAATGCCAACCTTCACGAGCAACCACTCCTTTGACGCATCTGCCACCGGACGAGTGAAACGGGGTCGTTCGCGCGTCCCAGGGCGATCTCACTTCGTAGCGTACCGCCGGGCTTTCCCGGCCCGACACGGTTTTCCGGGCCGAAGGTCCCTGCCGGGCTGGCCAGCCGCTGGCTCGCTGAGTTCGTCATGTCGGCCCAGAGTCGAGGCTCGGTACCTGCGACACGTGAGCACACACCCCCCAAACGCGACAGACTGAGGACGTGACCCGTCTTTCGTTCGATCCGTCCAGACTCGGTCGCGGGCTCGCATTCGCCTCGGCGATCGGTGATCTGAGTGCTGCGCTTGATCGGAGCCGCTCCGTGGTCGTCAGCGCGCCGCCGGGCACGGGAAAGACCACACTCGTGCCGCCCATCCTCGCCGATCGGGTTCCGGGTCGTGTGATCGTCACTCAGCCACGCCGGGTCGCTGCCCGCGCTGCCGCCCGACGACTCGCGCAGTTGGACGGATCCCCTCTCGGCTCCCGCGTCGGATACACCGTCCGTGGCGAACGCCAGGTGAGTCCATCCACCCTGATCGAGTTCGTCACCGCCGGCGTGCTTCTGCGCCGCCTGCTTGATGACCCTGGTCTCGACGGGGTCGGCGCGGTCATCATCGACGAGGTGCACGAACGTGCTCTGGAGACGGATTTGCTGATCGGGCTGCTCGGCGAGGTCCGCGAGCTGCGCGACGACCTCGTCCTCATCGCGATGTCCGCGACCCTCGACGCCGAGAGGTTCGCCACAATTCTCGGTACGGATACGTGCCCGGCCCCGATCGTGACCCAGAGCGCACCGGCCCATCCGCTCGAGGTGCGCTGGGTGCCCTGTCCCACACCTCGACTGGATGAGCGGGGGGTCACCTGGGCTTTCCTCGACCACGTCGCGAGCACCGCGGTTGCCGCACACCGCACCCTCGTGCGCACCGATCCGGCCGCCGATGCTCTTGTCTTCGCGCCGGGTGCGCGTGAGGTCTCCGAGATCGCCGGACGCATCCGTGGTCTCGCCGCCGAGTTCGACGTGCGGGAACTGCACGGCCAGATCCCCGCCGCAGAGCAGGATACGGTGATCAGTGGGCGGAGCCCCGATGCTGCGGCACGGATCATCGTCACGACGTCACTGGCCGAATCCTCTCTGACCGTGCCCGGCGTACGCCTGGTCGTCGACACCTGCCTGTCTCGTGCTCCGCAGCGGGATGCTGCGCGCGGCATGAGCGGTCTCGTCACCGGCCCGACGCCCAAGGCCTCCGCCATCCAGCGCTCGGGGCGCGCCACCCGGCAGGGGCCGGGCGTCGTGGTCCGCTGCGTCGACGAGCGCACCTTCGCCACGGCGCCGTCGCACGCTGCCCCCGAGATCCAGGCGGCAGATCTCACCGATGCAGCCCTGCTCCTCGCATGCTGGGGCGCCCCAGGCGGCGTGGGCCTGCGGCTGGTCGATCCGCTCCCGTCTGGCAGCCTGGGCGACGCCCTCGCCGCGTTGCGTGGGCTCGGCGCGATCGATGCCGATGGCCGCGCCACCGACGAAGGGCGAGCCCTCGCCCGCATCCCGACAGCTCCGCGCCTCGCCCGTGCACTGCGCACCGGGAGTGATCTGGTCGGCGGGCGCACAGCAGCCGAAGTCATCGCGCTGCTCGCAGGTGACCTCCGCGTTCACGACGGAGACGCCCAGGCCACTCTCAACGCGCTGCGCACTGGACGAAGCCCGGATGCCCGCCGATGGGAGCAGGAGGTCCGCCGTCTCGAGCGCTTCGCCGGGGCGATTAACACGGCGCGAGGAGGCGCTGATCAGACCGGACTGATCATCGCGCTCGCCTTTCCCACGTGGATCGCCCGCCGCGTCGATCAATCGCCGAATGGCGCAACCTTCCTCCTAGCCTCCGGCACCCGTGCCGGGATCACCGGTCCGCTCGCGAGTGCCGACTGGTTGGCGGTGGCCGACGTGACTCGCGCACAGGGTCGAGCGGCCGCGGGAACCGGAGCACTCATCCGCTCTGCCGCCGTCATCTCCGAGAACCAGGCGGAGCAGGTGGCGCCCCATCTCTGCACAGACCGGGTCGAAGCACGGTTCGTGGACGGGCGCGTTGTCGCGCGTCGTGAACGTCGGATTGGCGCGATCATTCGCTCGTCCGTGCCGGTGCGCGTACCGGCGGACGATGGCGGACGGGATGCCGTGCGCCGCGCCGTCACAGCGCACGGCCTCGGAGTGTTCATCTGGTCAGACGCCGCGGACGCTCTGCGGCGTCGCCTCGCGTTGCTGCATCGCGAGCTCGGATCGCCCTGGCCGGATGTCTCAGACACCGTTCTGCTCGCTACGCTCGATTCCTGGCTCGGCCCCGAGCTGTCAGACCTGGCCGCCGGCACTCCGGCCGGGCGCATCGACCTTGCCCCTGCGCTCCGCCGTACCCTGCCGTGGCCGGCCGCGGTCGACCTCGATGCTCTGGTTCCGGAACGTCTCCAGGTTCCCAGCGGTTCGCATGTCCGTCTCAGCTACCCACCCGCCGATGATTCGTCGGCTCGTCCCGTTGTGGCTGTGAAACTCCAGGAATGCTTCGGATGGGCAGAGACCCCACGAATCGTCGGAGGACGAGTGCCGGTGTTGTTCCACTTGCTTTCCCCCGCCGGGCATCCCCTTGCCGTGACCGACGACCTCGCATCCTTCTGGGCAGGTCCGTACTCGC belongs to Cryobacterium sp. SO2 and includes:
- the hrpB gene encoding ATP-dependent helicase HrpB, with product MTRLSFDPSRLGRGLAFASAIGDLSAALDRSRSVVVSAPPGTGKTTLVPPILADRVPGRVIVTQPRRVAARAAARRLAQLDGSPLGSRVGYTVRGERQVSPSTLIEFVTAGVLLRRLLDDPGLDGVGAVIIDEVHERALETDLLIGLLGEVRELRDDLVLIAMSATLDAERFATILGTDTCPAPIVTQSAPAHPLEVRWVPCPTPRLDERGVTWAFLDHVASTAVAAHRTLVRTDPAADALVFAPGAREVSEIAGRIRGLAAEFDVRELHGQIPAAEQDTVISGRSPDAAARIIVTTSLAESSLTVPGVRLVVDTCLSRAPQRDAARGMSGLVTGPTPKASAIQRSGRATRQGPGVVVRCVDERTFATAPSHAAPEIQAADLTDAALLLACWGAPGGVGLRLVDPLPSGSLGDALAALRGLGAIDADGRATDEGRALARIPTAPRLARALRTGSDLVGGRTAAEVIALLAGDLRVHDGDAQATLNALRTGRSPDARRWEQEVRRLERFAGAINTARGGADQTGLIIALAFPTWIARRVDQSPNGATFLLASGTRAGITGPLASADWLAVADVTRAQGRAAAGTGALIRSAAVISENQAEQVAPHLCTDRVEARFVDGRVVARRERRIGAIIRSSVPVRVPADDGGRDAVRRAVTAHGLGVFIWSDAADALRRRLALLHRELGSPWPDVSDTVLLATLDSWLGPELSDLAAGTPAGRIDLAPALRRTLPWPAAVDLDALVPERLQVPSGSHVRLSYPPADDSSARPVVAVKLQECFGWAETPRIVGGRVPVLFHLLSPAGHPLAVTDDLASFWAGPYSQVRAEMRGRYQKHPWPEDPWSAVPTRHTTRRAALG
- a CDS encoding Re/Si-specific NAD(P)(+) transhydrogenase subunit alpha, encoding MKVGIGRERRDGEKRVAATPETVTQLTGLGVDVTVEAGAGLASGYSDAAYDKAGAHLVADFDATAFDVLCHVRPLSPALAATLPAGTITVGLASPASELPTVAALAAAKVTAFALELVPRISRAQSMDALTSQALVAGYRAVLEATIRFPRFFPLYMTAAGTIPPARVLVLGAGVAGLQAIGTAKRLGARVSAYDVRPASADEVTSMGGTFITLDLDAVEGAGGYATELAEDRAVRQRELLAPHVAKADVLITTAAIPGRPAPLLVTREMVAAMPAGSVVVDLAAETGGNVEGVLPGVDQLVPTTAGDGVVTLVGMRDAASAMASDASRLYAKNVANLLALMITDGQVVPDFTDEVVAGACLTADGEVRHAPTAAALEGKN
- the purB gene encoding adenylosuccinate lyase, with translation MSPLPPQVLSPLDGRYQAAVTELGEHLSEAGLNRARVKVEVEWLITLTDRSLFGSAPLSADQKSGLRALVTDFGQAEIDELAALEAVTRHDVKAVEYLVRRRLVPLGLESISELTHFAATSEDINNLAYALTVSEAVREVWLPKLRTLVGALRALSTDYRADAMLARTHGQPATPTTMGKELAVFVYRLERIQKQIEANEYLGKFSGATGTFAAHVAADPTVDWPAVSREFVEGLGLGWNPLTTQIESHDWQAELYGKVSHANRVLHNLATDIWTYISIGYFRQVPQAGATGSSTMPHKINPIRFENAEANLELSSALLDSLAATLVTSRLQRDLTDSTTQRNIGVGFGHSLLALDNLVRGLGEIDLDRELLAHDLDTNWEILGEAIQTVIRAEVSAGRSTIADPYALLKELTRGKRINRADLVAFVQDLEIGDAAKARLLELTPGGYVGLADPLVDYLG
- a CDS encoding NAD(P)(+) transhydrogenase (Re/Si-specific) subunit beta yields the protein MSLLSAEWTALLYLVAAVCFILALKGLSSPKTARRGNLIGAAGATLAVLTVFLSAKLDNIPYIILAIVIGAAIAAPISRRVQMTQMPQLVALFNGVGGGAAALVAMLELGHSDGPWVLVAVVFTMIVGAVSFAGSAITVAKLQELITTRPVVFPGMKWVMSLAAVAAIVVGGVVVATGSTGWALLLLVIGLAVGLLLVLPVGGADVPIVISLLNAFTGLAVAASGVVLDNVLLVVAGTLVGASGTILTRAMASAMGRGVSGIMFGAFRGGSTAGSTVQSDRPVRSSNPEDVAVMLAYAQRVVIVPGYGLAVAQGQHTIAELATTLEARGVEVDFAIHPVAGRMPGHMNVLLAEANVPYESLKEMAEVNPEFKNTDVVLVVGANDVVNPAAKTSPGSPIYGMPILEVEEGRQIVFLKRSMRPGFAGIENELLFDPKTTLLFGDAKDSLTKVLGAVNAL
- a CDS encoding NAD(P) transhydrogenase subunit alpha, which translates into the protein MDPITLLTVIVLTVFVGFEVVSKVSSTLHTPLMSGANAIHGIILIGAIIVAGQLDDPWLIVVALLAVALATANLVGGFVVTDRMLGMFRGRKPAATPKDTTK
- a CDS encoding HEAT repeat domain-containing protein; the encoded protein is MGEAGTPVRSAVAGAGDPLAALSDLCAGSPDAVPAYLGAHSGLPGPRANLPLADAFAATAPVALIWSLAESPDEFLAFCGTEGLGRLVLDPAERTSALAALRRAAGDERWRVREGAARALQLVGDVDPALLHRVVDEWSAVPDAWLARAGVAAICEPRLLHTEGAQTLALRVCDAATALLLSGGEIVQDPARAKEAHRVLRQALGYGWSVAIAASPEAGLAAFRVLAASDDPDARWIVRSNLTKARLRSVLAEHNLWGVLG
- a CDS encoding DUF308 domain-containing protein — its product is MAHAPAAAVIGTRFWTVPVARAVVALVPAALITFNANHSAQFGLLVFGAFALVSGLVIAGLSWLTVRDARDRTLFVLQGVVGVVAGVLALLLNAGGLGFFLYLVSVWAAVTGMLELFAGIRLRARDRTARNQVARDLLIVGIFTAVLALTFLLLPPHAVVSVGLLGAYLAIVGVYLAIAGVDARRGLASSSTDSDTP
- a CDS encoding low molecular weight protein-tyrosine-phosphatase, giving the protein MNFAALSPDESTPFRIIFVCTGNICRSPMAEVMLRDLVTRSGLGRLITTSSAGTGDWHVGEQADTRTIAALAKRGYDGSHHRARQFDAAWFDDLDLVVVLDRSQERILRNWAPTERDRNKVRLLLSFDRDQAILRDVPDPYYSDDALFDSVLGMIERANFALFAQLAPAIRQGVR